In Dryobates pubescens isolate bDryPub1 chromosome 8, bDryPub1.pri, whole genome shotgun sequence, a genomic segment contains:
- the GPM6B gene encoding neuronal membrane glycoprotein M6-b isoform X5, producing the protein MKPAMETAAEENAEQSQEKKGCFECCIKCLGGVPYASLVATILCFSGVALFCGCGHVALTGTVSILEQHFSTTASDHALLSEVIQLMQYVIYGIASFFFLYGIILLAEGFYTTSAVKELHGEFKTTACGRCISGMFVFLTYVLGVAWLGVFGFSAVPVFMFYNIWSTCEVIKSLQTNVTVPGDQICVDIRQYGIIPWNAVPGKACGPILENICNTNEFYMSYHLFIVACAGAGATVIALLIYMMATTYNYAVLKFKSREDCCTKF; encoded by the exons ATGAAGCCAGCCATGGAAACTGCAGCGGAGGAAAATGCAGAACAAAGCCAAGAGAAAAAAG GTTGCTTTGAATGTTGCATTAAGTGCCTAGGAGGAGTGCCATATGCTTCGCTCGTGGCAACCATTCTCTGCTTCTCGGGGGTAGCGTTGTTTTGCGGCTGCGGCCACGTGGCGCTCACGGGAACTGTGTCTATCCTCGAGCAGCACTTCTCCACGACTGCCAGTGACCATGCTTTGCTGAGTGAAGT AATCCAGCTAATGCAGTATGTCATTTACGGCATTGCATCCTTCTTCTTCTTGTATGGAATAATCCTTTTGGCAGAAGGGTTTTATACAACAAGTGCAGTGAAGGAGCTGCATGGAGAGTTCAAAACAACAGCCTGTGGTCGCTGCATCAGTGGAATG TTTGTTTTCCTCACCTATGTGCTTGGAGTGGCCTGGCTTGGAGTCTTTGGCTTCTCTGCCGTGCCTGTCTTTATGTTCTATAACATATGGTCAACCTGCGAAGTCATCAAATCTCTTCAGACAAATGTGACAGTTCCTGGGGACCAGATCTGTGTGGACATCAGGCAATACG GTATTATCCCTTGGAATGCTGTACCTGGCAAAGCCTGTGGGCCCATCTTAGAGAACATCTGCAACACAAATGAG TTCTACATGTCCTACCACCTCTTCATTgtggcctgtgctggagctggtgccACTGTCATAGCATTG CTGATCTACATGATGGCTACTACATATAACTATGCTGTTTTGAAGTTTAAGAGTCGGGAAGATTGCTGCACTAAATTCTAA
- the GPM6B gene encoding neuronal membrane glycoprotein M6-b isoform X2, whose product MKPAMETAAEENAEQSQEKKVITRPEMEIGRYHWMYRSSRPHRYHHVPAVRGNISPLGIQGCFECCIKCLGGVPYASLVATILCFSGVALFCGCGHVALTGTVSILEQHFSTTASDHALLSEVIQLMQYVIYGIASFFFLYGIILLAEGFYTTSAVKELHGEFKTTACGRCISGMFVFLTYVLGVAWLGVFGFSAVPVFMFYNIWSTCEVIKSLQTNVTVPGDQICVDIRQYGIIPWNAVPGKACGPILENICNTNEFYMSYHLFIVACAGAGATVIALLIYMMATTYNYAVLKFKSREDCCTKF is encoded by the exons ATGAAGCCAGCCATGGAAACTGCAGCGGAGGAAAATGCAGAACAAAGCCAAGAGAAAAAAG TGATCACCAGACCAGAAATGGAAATTGGCAGGTACCACTGGATGTACAGGAGTTCAAGGCCACACCGGTACCATCATGTGCCAGCAGTGAGAGGCAATATTAGCCCTTTGGGGATTCAAG GTTGCTTTGAATGTTGCATTAAGTGCCTAGGAGGAGTGCCATATGCTTCGCTCGTGGCAACCATTCTCTGCTTCTCGGGGGTAGCGTTGTTTTGCGGCTGCGGCCACGTGGCGCTCACGGGAACTGTGTCTATCCTCGAGCAGCACTTCTCCACGACTGCCAGTGACCATGCTTTGCTGAGTGAAGT AATCCAGCTAATGCAGTATGTCATTTACGGCATTGCATCCTTCTTCTTCTTGTATGGAATAATCCTTTTGGCAGAAGGGTTTTATACAACAAGTGCAGTGAAGGAGCTGCATGGAGAGTTCAAAACAACAGCCTGTGGTCGCTGCATCAGTGGAATG TTTGTTTTCCTCACCTATGTGCTTGGAGTGGCCTGGCTTGGAGTCTTTGGCTTCTCTGCCGTGCCTGTCTTTATGTTCTATAACATATGGTCAACCTGCGAAGTCATCAAATCTCTTCAGACAAATGTGACAGTTCCTGGGGACCAGATCTGTGTGGACATCAGGCAATACG GTATTATCCCTTGGAATGCTGTACCTGGCAAAGCCTGTGGGCCCATCTTAGAGAACATCTGCAACACAAATGAG TTCTACATGTCCTACCACCTCTTCATTgtggcctgtgctggagctggtgccACTGTCATAGCATTG CTGATCTACATGATGGCTACTACATATAACTATGCTGTTTTGAAGTTTAAGAGTCGGGAAGATTGCTGCACTAAATTCTAA
- the GPM6B gene encoding neuronal membrane glycoprotein M6-b isoform X1, producing MKPAMETAAEENAEQSQEKKVITRPEMEIGRYHWMYRSSRPHRYHHVPAVRGNISPLGIQGCFECCIKCLGGVPYASLVATILCFSGVALFCGCGHVALTGTVSILEQHFSTTASDHALLSEVIQLMQYVIYGIASFFFLYGIILLAEGFYTTSAVKELHGEFKTTACGRCISGMFVFLTYVLGVAWLGVFGFSAVPVFMFYNIWSTCEVIKSLQTNVTVPGDQICVDIRQYGIIPWNAVPGKACGPILENICNTNEFYMSYHLFIVACAGAGATVIALIHFLMILSSNWAYLKDASKMQAYQDIKAKEEQELQDIQSRSKEQLNSYT from the exons ATGAAGCCAGCCATGGAAACTGCAGCGGAGGAAAATGCAGAACAAAGCCAAGAGAAAAAAG TGATCACCAGACCAGAAATGGAAATTGGCAGGTACCACTGGATGTACAGGAGTTCAAGGCCACACCGGTACCATCATGTGCCAGCAGTGAGAGGCAATATTAGCCCTTTGGGGATTCAAG GTTGCTTTGAATGTTGCATTAAGTGCCTAGGAGGAGTGCCATATGCTTCGCTCGTGGCAACCATTCTCTGCTTCTCGGGGGTAGCGTTGTTTTGCGGCTGCGGCCACGTGGCGCTCACGGGAACTGTGTCTATCCTCGAGCAGCACTTCTCCACGACTGCCAGTGACCATGCTTTGCTGAGTGAAGT AATCCAGCTAATGCAGTATGTCATTTACGGCATTGCATCCTTCTTCTTCTTGTATGGAATAATCCTTTTGGCAGAAGGGTTTTATACAACAAGTGCAGTGAAGGAGCTGCATGGAGAGTTCAAAACAACAGCCTGTGGTCGCTGCATCAGTGGAATG TTTGTTTTCCTCACCTATGTGCTTGGAGTGGCCTGGCTTGGAGTCTTTGGCTTCTCTGCCGTGCCTGTCTTTATGTTCTATAACATATGGTCAACCTGCGAAGTCATCAAATCTCTTCAGACAAATGTGACAGTTCCTGGGGACCAGATCTGTGTGGACATCAGGCAATACG GTATTATCCCTTGGAATGCTGTACCTGGCAAAGCCTGTGGGCCCATCTTAGAGAACATCTGCAACACAAATGAG TTCTACATGTCCTACCACCTCTTCATTgtggcctgtgctggagctggtgccACTGTCATAGCATTG ATCCACTTCCTCATGATACTGTCTTCTAACTGGGCCTACTTAAAGGATGCCAGCAAAATGCAGGCCTACCAAGATATCAAAGCAAAAGAAGAGCAGGAGCTTCAGGATATCCAGTCTCGGTCAAAAGAGCAACTCAATTCTTACACATAA
- the GPM6B gene encoding neuronal membrane glycoprotein M6-b isoform X3: MKPAMETAAEENAEQSQEKKGCFECCIKCLGGVPYASLVATILCFSGVALFCGCGHVALTGTVSILEQHFSTTASDHALLSEVIQLMQYVIYGIASFFFLYGIILLAEGFYTTSAVKELHGEFKTTACGRCISGMFVFLTYVLGVAWLGVFGFSAVPVFMFYNIWSTCEVIKSLQTNVTVPGDQICVDIRQYGIIPWNAVPGKACGPILENICNTNEFYMSYHLFIVACAGAGATVIALIHFLMILSSNWAYLKDASKMQAYQDIKAKEEQELQDIQSRSKEQLNSYT; the protein is encoded by the exons ATGAAGCCAGCCATGGAAACTGCAGCGGAGGAAAATGCAGAACAAAGCCAAGAGAAAAAAG GTTGCTTTGAATGTTGCATTAAGTGCCTAGGAGGAGTGCCATATGCTTCGCTCGTGGCAACCATTCTCTGCTTCTCGGGGGTAGCGTTGTTTTGCGGCTGCGGCCACGTGGCGCTCACGGGAACTGTGTCTATCCTCGAGCAGCACTTCTCCACGACTGCCAGTGACCATGCTTTGCTGAGTGAAGT AATCCAGCTAATGCAGTATGTCATTTACGGCATTGCATCCTTCTTCTTCTTGTATGGAATAATCCTTTTGGCAGAAGGGTTTTATACAACAAGTGCAGTGAAGGAGCTGCATGGAGAGTTCAAAACAACAGCCTGTGGTCGCTGCATCAGTGGAATG TTTGTTTTCCTCACCTATGTGCTTGGAGTGGCCTGGCTTGGAGTCTTTGGCTTCTCTGCCGTGCCTGTCTTTATGTTCTATAACATATGGTCAACCTGCGAAGTCATCAAATCTCTTCAGACAAATGTGACAGTTCCTGGGGACCAGATCTGTGTGGACATCAGGCAATACG GTATTATCCCTTGGAATGCTGTACCTGGCAAAGCCTGTGGGCCCATCTTAGAGAACATCTGCAACACAAATGAG TTCTACATGTCCTACCACCTCTTCATTgtggcctgtgctggagctggtgccACTGTCATAGCATTG ATCCACTTCCTCATGATACTGTCTTCTAACTGGGCCTACTTAAAGGATGCCAGCAAAATGCAGGCCTACCAAGATATCAAAGCAAAAGAAGAGCAGGAGCTTCAGGATATCCAGTCTCGGTCAAAAGAGCAACTCAATTCTTACACATAA
- the GPM6B gene encoding neuronal membrane glycoprotein M6-b isoform X4, which produces MGCFECCIKCLGGVPYASLVATILCFSGVALFCGCGHVALTGTVSILEQHFSTTASDHALLSEVIQLMQYVIYGIASFFFLYGIILLAEGFYTTSAVKELHGEFKTTACGRCISGMFVFLTYVLGVAWLGVFGFSAVPVFMFYNIWSTCEVIKSLQTNVTVPGDQICVDIRQYGIIPWNAVPGKACGPILENICNTNEFYMSYHLFIVACAGAGATVIALIHFLMILSSNWAYLKDASKMQAYQDIKAKEEQELQDIQSRSKEQLNSYT; this is translated from the exons GTTGCTTTGAATGTTGCATTAAGTGCCTAGGAGGAGTGCCATATGCTTCGCTCGTGGCAACCATTCTCTGCTTCTCGGGGGTAGCGTTGTTTTGCGGCTGCGGCCACGTGGCGCTCACGGGAACTGTGTCTATCCTCGAGCAGCACTTCTCCACGACTGCCAGTGACCATGCTTTGCTGAGTGAAGT AATCCAGCTAATGCAGTATGTCATTTACGGCATTGCATCCTTCTTCTTCTTGTATGGAATAATCCTTTTGGCAGAAGGGTTTTATACAACAAGTGCAGTGAAGGAGCTGCATGGAGAGTTCAAAACAACAGCCTGTGGTCGCTGCATCAGTGGAATG TTTGTTTTCCTCACCTATGTGCTTGGAGTGGCCTGGCTTGGAGTCTTTGGCTTCTCTGCCGTGCCTGTCTTTATGTTCTATAACATATGGTCAACCTGCGAAGTCATCAAATCTCTTCAGACAAATGTGACAGTTCCTGGGGACCAGATCTGTGTGGACATCAGGCAATACG GTATTATCCCTTGGAATGCTGTACCTGGCAAAGCCTGTGGGCCCATCTTAGAGAACATCTGCAACACAAATGAG TTCTACATGTCCTACCACCTCTTCATTgtggcctgtgctggagctggtgccACTGTCATAGCATTG ATCCACTTCCTCATGATACTGTCTTCTAACTGGGCCTACTTAAAGGATGCCAGCAAAATGCAGGCCTACCAAGATATCAAAGCAAAAGAAGAGCAGGAGCTTCAGGATATCCAGTCTCGGTCAAAAGAGCAACTCAATTCTTACACATAA